Genomic DNA from Plasmodium chabaudi chabaudi strain AS genome assembly, chromosome: 1:
tttaatgcttgtcaaaattttatttatcctTATTtctatgcatatatatattatgtattaatagatttttagttttttcatttttaattaatgcttataattgttttaaatagacttaaatatgtttattaataaaatgataagTTATGTTGAGGTTATATATAAGTTTGTATTCGTTGTTATGAGTTATGTTCTACGgaatctatatttttgttttgggggatattataatataattttttataatttgataatatttatttgccTATATATGTTGAATAAATACATGTGCAATCTCGTGCGCTTAATCTCGAGATGATGTTTATGTTTGTAAACAAAAACAACACGATAAGCATTAAATGAAAGGAATACataaatagaaaattttcataaataacAACAGCCATATTGCAGTATTCTCAaaattaatacatatagaCACATcctaatattaaaagacataaacaaataatatacaaaaaaaagttatgaTGGTAAGTTAAACCAATCATCATGTATGGAAATAAATCGTTTTATTAGcatgaatattttaatattacgaagctgaaaatatatatgaaggaaaacataatataaagGTTTCCAAATACtacattttttctaaatagaGGAATGCCCATCAAtctaagaaaaaaaacaaatggatgaatatataaaacgtttaaattttttgcaaattatagcatatattataaatatttagattcatttaaacaattgttgaaaattatcatgttattaatatttgtgTATCGCTTACAGATTCGAAATAGGTGACATTAATATATCTGCCATTGTTTTCAATAATGTATCCAGCTAAGTTAACAACCACTTTTTCcaattttccttttctaaTATCTTCTTCAGAATCAATTTCGGGTTTGAATAAATTTGCGTTTTCTatgattttgtttttatatttttttttggacGGGTTGTGATCATTTACATTTGGTGTAGTCATGACAATTATAGTTTTGTTTTCCGATAtctacaaaattaataaaaatagattgcatatattattgtgaAAATATGAGAAATACGATTCACAGCGAAACAGAAGAGGAAAGGATTTCTTACTCGAGCTCTTTTGACTaaagcataaaaatatttctgaCGGGatagtaattttttttcgtaacGTTGTTGTATCATTACTAAACTTGGATCGTATACACGGGCaacttttcaaaaaaaaaatttggattatgtaaattaaaatgttaTGAATATGGAGGTATGGGAAAAAGTAAATACTACAGCATAACAATGGCAACAGTAAATCACGAAATACCGAATAAATAGTAACAATAATGCAATAATTTGactaattatttatgttttgcATACTTTTAATAGCGCCAAAATTGAAGATTTGTTCACCATCGGGATCccatatattgtatattatatcataataCTAATGGAAACAAAgagaaatatatgtatataaattataatagttttttgattttaatttggtttataaatttaatattgtcCGTTAATTGATACCTCATCGAGTTCATGTACTCTAAAATTAacttttatcatatttgttttgttttcaagtttttttttatatggtATCATACGATAATGAAGTTTTGTAtgacaaaatttataaccATCTGTATTTGCAGCATGTTCTtctatatgttttatagcCTCGCCCATAAGTTCTCGCGCTCCTCTAGTTTCTTCCGAATTGGTACATAATAAATGCTGGTGGTTTACAAATACTTCTTCTGGCCTgttattgataaaaataaatatatttttaatgtgtacaaaaataaaggtgttgtatttatattatagcATGGTTCTACATGcgtatatttaatattttcataatgaaatatgtaatatatattgttgtaTTTTCTTACGTAAGACATTGGTCTTCTTCTTTGGGTGGCATAGCTTCTACTAGCTCGGGGTCAGCTGCATGGGCTTTATCATTCAAATATACTGAGACgcttaaaagaaataaaacgatttgaatataaaacttattcatttttgaactttacaaacaaaatattaaaatatatattaagatttcgattaaacaaaaattaacaacTCGAAAAGTTGCGCAACCATAATTCAAATTGaagcaaataattttctccaataaagtataaaaaacaaatatttatttaaaaaaatacaaattggtatttaaacaataaattgatgcttttatcaaatttataagtttaatatattttttgatttaaataattcaataaCAAGACGATACCAAAAAAGGGGTTTCGTATGTAATGAATATCAAACGcattatatttcataatttcattaatattatatactaaaataaataattttaattatataaatggctttttatatatagcatTATGAGTACagaaattttatatttttataattgatTAAGctcaatttaaaatttataaaagatcTATTCATATGAAATTACAATTAGTTGCATtaacaattatattaaaataattgttctggtattttgttcatttgtttacaaaatttttttgaaatgcatggtttttaatataaaatatgtctattatttttaaataataaaataattaatttaatctGAGTAATgcaattaattatatatatatattactacaataaaatattttttgcctCATCGtaataatagtataatcaaattatattatgagAGTCAAacattttgtaatttttttgtcatttttaatacacattttactaaatattattttatgtaaaattgaaaattttataaaaattatttattggtaataatatgacaccaatgtttttttataagttaatacaaattatatgtttCCTTTTAATGGTAAACAtagtatatacaaaatttaaaaaattacaaataaatcaaatataaaaataaaataatcaaacATAAAGTTGTAAAGccaagaaatatatataattaatttattttttaattctattGTTCGTGGTCCCGATTTGTCCATCCTTTGTGGATCATGTATTTGCATTATGAGGCAAGGTTATGCTTATGGGCTATGGTTTTGGTTACTTAATCGGCGTTTTGAGTTATGGTCGgggaatattataatttaattgtttataatattttcatctgTAAATGctgattaaaaatatgtaccATCCCGTATGCTTAATCTCTGGATGGTGTCTAAATATACAACCAAAAGCTGCATGCCCATTCATatgaaagaaatataacaaataataaatcttcataaataatgacGGTTATATTTGTAGTATTCACAAAATGAATACATACGGATGCATcctaatattaaaagacataaacaaattatatacaaaaaaaatcattcttaaaacaaaaaaacacTTTATGATTGTAATTTAAAGCGGCCATTATGCATGGAAGTAAATCATTTTGTTAACAGAAATCTTCTAATATTATGATgcgaaaaaatatatataaacatatgtttatttatgaaGTGATAAATAACCTAGAGCTGCTCCAATAATGCACTTTTGTTAAATAgtacaatatttattaatctacgaaaagaaaacataaatgggtgaatatataaaatgtttaaatattttgcaaTATATagtgtatattataaatatgtacatttatttaaacacTTGTTGAAAATTATCatgttattaatatttgtatatcgCTTACAGATTCAATATAGGTGATATTAACACAATCGCCTTTATTTTCAACGATGTATCCAGCTAAGTTAACAAACACTTTTTGTAATTCTCCTCTTCTAATGTCATCTTCAGAATCAATGTCAGTTTTGAATAAATTTGCGCTTTTTACGATTTcgtttgtatatttatcattggAAGGGTTGTGATCATTTATATCTGCTGAAGCCCTGACAACTATATTTCTGTCTTTTGACAcctacaaaattaataaaaatatattgcacAAATTATTgtgaataatatgaaaaatatgatttataACGAAATAGAAAAGGAAAGGTTTCCTTACTTCAATATTTGCAGCTaaagcataaaaatatctcTGACTGTTCGTAGAACTATCTTCGTAACGTTGTTGTATCATTACTAAATTTGGATTGTACACACGGACAactattcaaaaaaaattaattttgcattatgtaaattaaaatattatgaatttgAAGATAtgggaaataataaatcacGAAATGTCGAATAAATAGTAACAATAATGCACTAATTTGACTAGCTATTTATGTTTTGCATACTTTTAAAAGAGCCAGCATTTAAAAAGTTGGCATAATCGGGATCCCATGccatgtttattatttcattatactAATGGAAGcaaagagaaaaatatatatatattatttttttttttattttaatgtgGTTTATAACTTTAATATCGGTCGTTAATTGATACCTCATAGGATTTACAAGCTACATAATgagtttttttaatatctaGATCGCCTTgttgcttttttttaaataaaagcaAATCACTATTAGAATATCtttcataaaattcatAATCATCTATATTTGCAGCATGATATTCTAAGGCTTCCATAGCTTCGTTCATAACTTCACCCGCTTTTATAGTTTCTTCTGGATTGGTACATAATAGGtgcttgtttttttcatatatttcttctGGACTATCATTGATCAAAAttgacatattttttatatgtaaaaaaataatgatattgcgtttatattataacattGTTTCGATgatgtatatttaatattttcacaatgaaatatgtaatatatatattgttgtaTTTTCTTACGCAAGATAATGATATGTTGATTCGGGTGTTGTAGATGTTCCTGGAGCAGGCTGAGATGCAAGGGCTTTATTATTCACATGTAAGGAGGCacttaaaagaaaaaaaacaatttgaatataaaacttattcatttttgaaCTTTACAAACAcgatattaaaatatatattaacattttgtttaaataaaaattaacaacTCGAAAAATTGCGCaacataattaaaattaaagcaaaaaattttcgccaataaagtataaaaaacaaatatttatttaaaaaaatacaaattattatttaaacaacAAATTTGTATGTTTTTATCagatttataaatttaaaatattttttatttaaataattcaataaCAAGACGATGCCAAAATAGAAGTTTTCATAATTAAagaatatcaaaaatactataattcataatttaattaataatattatataaatgatatttttaatatatcatattatgAATACGAAAGTTTTATGTTGTTATAATTGATTAAATTCAATTTAAAACTTATAAAATATCCCATTACGTATAGGATTGCGCATAACTATATTTGTATAGAAAGAACAACTATATGTTGTTTTTACCTAATAGAAAATTAACATttaaaatagaaatataaaagtaagaaaataatataaaaacatgcATCggttttaatataattatatatatttacattattaattatattcaaataattgttttgatctattttccatttgttttacaatatttttttggtaacattattttttaatataatgcatgtattgtatttttaaatattaaataatttaatttaatctGAGAAATGcagttaattttataagttactataatacaatattttacctcataataatattctaaaatttatattatgagAATCACCCATTTtgtgattttttttgtcgcctttaatacaatttttactaAATACCAGTTTTCTAACAAGATTCTTAatcttataaaaattatttattggtATAATATCGACCcctatgtttttttataaattaatacaaattaCAAATTCTCTTTTAATAGTAAAACA
This window encodes:
- a CDS encoding fam-a protein; protein product: MNKFYIQIVFFLLSASLHVNNKALASQPAPGTSTTPESTYHYLAPEEIYEKNKHLLCTNPEETIKAGEVMNEAMEALEYHAANIDDYEFYERYSNSDLLLFKKKQQGDLDIKKTHYVACKSYEYNEIINMAWDPDYANFLNAGSFKIVRVYNPNLVMIQQRYEDSSTNSQRYFYALAANIEVSKDRNIVVRASADINDHNPSNDKYTNEIVKSANLFKTDIDSEDDIRRGELQKVFVNLAGYIVENKGDCVNITYIESINKYCTI
- a CDS encoding fam-a protein; its protein translation is MNKFYIQIVLFLLSVSVYLNDKAHAADPELVEAMPPKEEDQCLTPEEVFVNHQHLLCTNSEETRGARELMGEAIKHIEEHAANTDGYKFCHTKLHYRMIPYKKKLENKTNMIKVNFRVHELDEYYDIIYNIWDPDGEQIFNFGAIKIARVYDPSLVMIQQRYEKKLLSRQKYFYALVKRARISENKTIIVMTTPNVNDHNPSKKKYKNKIIENANLFKPEIDSEEDIRKGKLEKVVVNLAGYIIENNGRYINVTYFESIDGHSSI